In one Platichthys flesus chromosome 3, fPlaFle2.1, whole genome shotgun sequence genomic region, the following are encoded:
- the LOC133933155 gene encoding C-C motif chemokine 20-like, producing the protein MASRLAAALLLLGLICTGLSRAELAVDCCLSTTDKFFPLIRISTYKLQIAGEGCDISATVFITKTANTICIVHPSESQKKNKWVKAHIKYLDNNRKAQK; encoded by the exons ATGGCCTCTCGActtgctgcagctctgctcctgcTGGGCCTCATCTGCACCGGGCTTTCACGAG CTGAACTTGCGGTGGATTGTTGTCTGAGCACCACGGACAAGTTCTTCCCGCTGATAAGGATTTCAACCTACAAGCTGCAGATAGCCGGCGAGGGCTGTGACATCAGTGCTACTGT GTTCATTACAAAGACTGCAAACACCATCTGCATCGTCCACCCCAGCGagtcacagaagaagaacaagtgGGTGAAAGCTCACATTAAATATCTGGATAACAACAGAAAGGCACAGAAGTAa
- the LOC133941683 gene encoding C-C motif chemokine 20-like — translation MASRLAAALLLLGLICTGLSRAELAVDCCLSTTDKFFPLIRISTYKLQIAGEGCDISATVFITKTANTICIIHPSESQKKNKWVKSHIKYLDNNRKAQK, via the exons ATGGCCTCTCGActtgctgcagctctgctcctgcTGGGCCTCATCTGCACCGGGCTTTCACGAG CTGAACTTGCGGTGGATTGTTGTCTGAGCACCACGGACAAGTTCTTCCCGCTGATAAGGATTTCAACCTACAAGCTGCAGATAGCCGGGGAGGGCTGTGACATCAGTGCTACTGT gtTCATTACAAAGACTGCAAACACCATCTGCATCATCCACCCCAGCGagtcacagaagaagaacaagtgGGTGAAATCTCACATTAAATATCTGGATAACAACAGAAAGGCACAGAAGTAa
- the LOC133936344 gene encoding C-C motif chemokine 19-like has protein sequence MAPWGDTKLFFCIFFISCYCTVTLAQMPMDCCLSVRNKPIERRLIVDYSHQIKGHGCSIDATILLTRRGRSLCVPAKEPWVHKVMSHVDRLKERCRGNCKSKRSAKGKQA, from the exons ATGGCTCCATGGGGTGACACCAAGCTCTTCTTCTGCATCTTCTTCATCAGCTGCTACTGCACAG TGACATTAGCTCAGATGCCCATGGACTGCTGCCTGAGCGTCAGGAACAAGCCGATAGAGCGAcggctgatcgtggactacagtcATCAGATCAAAGGACACGGCTGCTCTATCGATGCCACCAT CCTGCTGACCAGACGCGGCCGGAGTCTCTGTGTTCCCGCCAAAGAACCCTGGGTCCACAAGGTGATGAGCCACGTGGACCGCCTGAAGGAGCGCTGCAGGGGAAACTGCAAG agCAAACGCTCGGCCAAAGGGAAGCAagcttga